The genomic DNA GGAGACCCCCACGTTTAGTGTTAGGGTTAAATTTTAACATGCAAATACTTCCACAACCAAGATTCCAACAAAATTTTGTTGTTTCTGAAATCTATGAtgtgatttttaattatttatgtataaatgtgTATTAGTATGGCAGCTACCAAAAGAGTTTGCGGGTTATATTtgtcatattattaatattacataaataaaaattattatgaaattaatcattttttcacatttcacagtaaataataattgtttattttgctcgtaactatgtttttttttgtggtatACAGTagaaatgtattcattcattcattacacTGTAAATTTATTGTGTTAAGAATTCATTAATCATCCATGATTTACAGGAAAAGCAAGGAGACATATCGGAAGATGACACAGTCAGATTCAAGTCTTACCTAATGAGCTTAGGTATAGATGACCCTGTTACTAGAGATGCATTTAGGTCAGACTCCGATTACTATATGAATCTGGCCCTTCAAATTTCCGACATGATGGTAGCTGTTTTAATTGTGAGTTTGATTAATTGTGCTATTTAGTTGACtaattataactaatttataagtacaatattattatacctgGACAAcattatacaacatgtaaatgaataccgaaataatacttcacagacttTAGGGGTACATtattactgtctctgagacctaaaactgtgaaaccgaaaacctaatagtttttgagtaactgccatagtttttgctgaaaaaattcagatacatttttattttgcatgtgatggttCGCtaccatcacatgcaaaataaaaatcatgtgactcttgtcactttattaggatAGCGtctcgtagcgtaggtactatgcgcgtttcggtCTTTTGTCTTCGTATGTTTTatattcgtttgtatgaaaataaataggcatcttttgattttgtatttttacagcgtgattccttatgaaatagaATTATGCATATTTTCATCATTTCAACAACATTCGAAATtcggttacacattgtatatataagtatttcttACAACGCGAAGCCATCGTACCAACATTTTTGATGCATCCGGTAGCatcatttaaaatttgtttaatttcagGATTGCGGTGGAATTATGTCGTTAGCCGATGTTTGGTGTCGAGTCAATAGAGCGAGAGGTTTAGAACTCGTATCACCTGAAGATTTACTCAATGCCTGCAAGTaagattattttcttaattgttttttttttttgaattgttcACTGTGAAAGCtcttcataattatttctgtaatgAGCGTGAAAAGTCTACGTGCTAAAAGTTAGCTAGTTCGTTAGACTACGGtttagcccttctcattctgagaaaagaCCCGTGCCCGATAGCGGGTTCATAATGATGATGCTTGAGCCAGGTTATTAACATCATGCCAAACAaattaatacacaaaaaaaaagcaaaagcatcatcgtcattatcatatcaacctattaccggcccactcacagctctcctcccacaatgagaaggggtaaggcagtattccaccacgctggcccagtgcgggttgttggactctacacacctttgagaacattatgtagacctCTCAAGAatgcttcctcacgatgttaagcaagtaatattttaattacttaaaacacacaaaacaagtgcaaggaacacgtccatcaacctgagcctTAGATGTTAAGCCCCATATGTGCCTGTATTTACACCGGCAATAACGCTCTGCAGCATGGTGGGTACTGCCCTGGACAAACTCTAGCAAGAATAAGCTATAATACTACTAAAGACTCTACATACGCTTGTAGGTTATTAGAAAGAGTTGATGCGCCGATGTCCCTGCGCAAGTTTCCGAGCGGCGCCTGCGTGCTTCAACTGAACAGTCACCAAGACGAAGAAGTAGCTAAATCTACGAGTGAACTGGTAATATTTCCGTTCCTAAtatcgttggtctagtggtcacCAGGTTCAACTACGTCGTCCCGGAGGTATAAGCACACCGGGTTCCCCGGGTGTCTAACAAAGctaacaagagggacatgccgtggtggtttttagtttggttgTACCCCCTTTAgaaggggggagtcccacataacctccgtcatGCCCAAGGTTCGAAGGTAGCAATagagcttttccaccacgacgaaaaaaaaatacgaatcacGTGGTTGTCAATTcccataaaaaaatgtttcagtaCCAGTCCGGTTATCACTAACATTTCATAATAATCCGCTCTATCAAATCAAATCCGATAAATATCATTAACATTAATAAAGTCCACGGTACCCGCATTGAGCAGTGTCGTAGGTCAATGCCCCCAAACCCTTGGCggtacccagcttctggtcttACAGGGCCCTTTATAATGGAttctgaagccaaaactgtatttatttttatctgccTGCCTGTATTACCATACATTGGGCACCATACATTTTTTACCCGGGGCCTATCTAAGTTGATTCCAGGCATATGTCAACCTTACATCAATAAGCATCATCTAAGAGTCAGTGAAACGTTCTTTTTCTGTAGACATGgcctaaatcattaggtatTCGACTTAGGCGATGTTTAGTGAACAGACTACGGGCAATAGACTCGGCCttctattttagatttttaaccAAGTTTACATATTCGATCGtgtgaattttggttaaaaATCTCACACTTTACCCTCTAGCTTGGTTGACAGTTTCAGGTGAGATATACCCATTGCAGCTACAAGTTTGCAGAAGGCCTAGTCTAAATATGGTCAAAGTCATCTTCTCTATTCCATAtcccagtgatttagcaggtggtcaCGTTAAGTATATCCctagtcaggggatataatcggggaatatattttttatctcccgcccgtgctagggCCAAAACCAAACGCATTTTTCGATCTCAATAATGCTAATATTGTGCAGTGATTAAAAGGTATTGCATCGTTGTAAGGACCCATGACCACAgaagagtttttttaatatcatatattttCAGCTCGAAGAAGTTGGGAACTTGACTCCAGTTAAGCTGTCTCAACTAGCGAATGTTTCCGTCCTGCTCGCACGCGAGCGCCTCTTCACCACTGAACGCCTCGGCCTCGCCTGCAGAGACGAGTCCATTGAAGGACTTGCCTTTTACCCCAACCTGTTTCTTGATAACATGacgtaacttataattaattaatatcttgttaagttgttaatttaattcaaagcgGAAATTATAAACCTGAGCCAGCTGTGCTCCATTTTTCTAACTGTTCTTAAATgtatactaatttttttttattactttttagtgcaAAACCTTCcgtatataattgttttttaatttaagcaattaaataattctCATTTGTataatggtgaaagaaaacatcgtgaataaAAACCTGAGATTTatcaatgttctcaaaggggggGTGCATTCTACCAGTGCGGTTCACAGTCGCAGTCACTATCTAATAATGTGTATTACACCTTAATCCGTTCAGGTcggtaatatataaaatataaatatactacgacaatgcacaccaTCCACCACCTATaggcttactttgaggctagatggcgatggtggtgccatctagcctcaaagtaagcctagctggTGTTATAGGTGCtaagatgaatatatttatgagtaatattgataaatacttattatatatacaaataataaaaagcggtgatagcccagtgggtaggagctcaacttcactttcggagggcggAGTTCGAATTCCAACACGCACCtaaaatttttctaagttaggtgcgttttaagtaggtacctaattcaaatatcacttacttaaacggtgaaggaaaccatcgtgaggaaacatgcatctacataattttctcaaaggtgtgtgtggagtccaccaatccgcacagggccagcgttgtggacttgatctgatgatgatgatatacaaataaacacccagaaactgaaaaagaTTAATGTTCattgcacaaacattttccagttgtgggaatcgaacccacagccttggactcagaaagcagggttgctgcccactgcgcaaatcggccgacaataataatgataactttttacgaattttaaataagttacttctaatttatttaattatgctcAGGATTTTTTCCGTTTGTAAAGCTTTTTTCTTAACGCCAACGAATTCAATTACCAATgcgaatataaatatacaacttcTTGATATACTTGTGAGCATAATTACCTACTAACTGAAACTGTAGCCTGCGCATTTAAGATATGAGCACAGTGAAAAACATGTCGCTCTACAagcgtaaaatataatttgtatttatgtataataaaataaatgtttaatagaCACGTTATACTTTTGTTTAATTGTGATATGCTGTATGCATACCGATTTCTTATACAGCATAATTTTCAGAATAGGAATTTAACAAAAAACTCTGGTATCGAATTCTCGTTTAAAGACCTCGAGAAAGTACCTATCAACGGAGTCGATTGTAAATGGTAACTTAATGATAATGCAAATATAGTATTCAATAAATGCGTAACATTCTGATAATAACCCGCATTTGTTTGGCGCAATCGATGAGGATTTATGACCTCGTGTACATTCTTGTTACTGAAAAACAGTTATACCCAACGTTTCTGTTAGTCAGGGTCCGAAAAATACAGAGATGGTGCCATAagattaataaaacttttatctcttgattgatatttaattgacaaGGCAAAGATAGGACTAACATGCTTAGCTTTAATGCTCTAAGGTTGCCCGCACAGTCAATAATATTGCTTATTGCTTCAATCAGGCAGgcaattatattttactgtCAATATTCAGGATATCGTCAATGACATTGACGCATACACGTTCACTATGGTACTGAAGTACCTAATTCGCatttttattactgaaaaacGTAGGCCTGCATGGCCTAGGTTCAGGTTAAGgtttttcattcaaaatttaaaataaaaacatggtACACTGTGAAACATTCCGATAGCCATCCGCATTGTTTGGCGCAGGCAATGAAAATTGATGACGTAATTATCAGTATTGGAAAATATAGCATTAGTGTGTTCGAGCATGAAAGCACCAGTGGCAAATTAAAATGGACCTTACTATAGGTACTTGTTTTAAAGTTGTGGATTCTGTACCTAATACcgtttttttgtatatacacATTCCACAGggacatttaaatttcataaaaccaACACCAATTGAagcgaaatttttattttaagcacaaTATTTGTTCACAAAAACATGTCACCTCTTATTCTATGTAAGCAACATTCATTATTGAAAGCTCCTTCCTTTAAATACACATTGAATAACCAATACTGTAAACCATCTCATAAAATATCTCAATCTTATCATACTTACACTAAGAATGCAAACATCTCAAGTAGAGAAGAACAGATAAAAGCATAGGttgtaatattttgataaaatggggggcaaaaaaagaaaaaaaaagcctaATTCTACAATTTATTGTGGAATGTTAATACTCAATTGCACTCTTAAAATCCTTTGGTATTTGATACTGCTTGCCACATAGCTCCCATGCTTTGAAGTCATCACATGATCTGAGATTTTCTACGTAGCATTCAACTCCCCGTAAAAAGGGAAGCATCATTTGATCATTCATCATTTCCGAAAGACGATGCAAAAAGCAAATGTTCCTCGCAAGAGTTTCCTTTATGATTACTGACAGTGGCCGTTCAGTACACTGCACTATGTCCAGCTACAATAAATGAAATAGGCAActattaaatttgaaaataatcaaAAGATTATTGATATTGGTTCAAACCATAGTATCATATTAGTACTGTGTCAGCTAAAAAGATGTGCTTGGGTATAAACTTATTCAACAGATAACAGTTCTGAGGTCAGTGCAGGAGTGAGATAGTTTGTAAGGCCAGAAAATTATTCAGCTGTTACATTTTGAACTCACACTACTCACATTTTGAAGTAAAGGAAAAGCACATCAGGTGCctaatatttatgattattatttatgacttGCCAAATATAGTTATGCCaaaattaatttgctttaacAGTTATAGGAAAACATCATTAgtaaacctgtatgcctgatgAAAATAGAACTTAGACTTACTTTATCCTCGATCGTGTTAAGTTTCAAACCAAGATAAATGTTAAGGCATTCAGGCAATGATTTTACTTGACTTGCAATACATCCTGTCTTGTTCTTTGTGATGATAATGTCTCCCACCTGAAATCCATAATTATACTATGTAATAtcaaattttcaatataattaacTAAACCCTCTCTTCTATGATAGAAAAGGCCTGTACCCATCAGTGGGTCAGAAATAAGCTACTAATGACATCATAAAATTACTATGACTATTTTGTAAGTCCACATTacatttttaagcattttttaCCAACATAGCTTAACAAGGTAAGTGGCAAAGTTTAGGTCACATGGAGGATTGGCCCTCCCTGAATGTTAAGGTCCCATGGTGCTCGAGTTGCAACCCTGTACTGgaaaataaagaattgttaGCCTCTGACTGGGTGGTTATGTAAAGCATATGTTGAAGAGATAGGTCTCTTTTATGTTGGGTCTAGGTCCCAAATTCTTCTTGACAAAAGTACTCTGTCTATTATGTCAAGATGAATTTAAATTGTGTACAAGGTAAGACACAGCACTATTTCACCTAAAGTTGTAAGTACACTCAGATTATCTcaagttaaataataagtagttcaacgaaaaagaaaaaaaaaaatccaaccgAGTTAACTATTTCAGCAAATCAATTACCTGAGTATCAAACACAGACTTCAATGTCACATTGTGCTTGTGAAATAAGCAGTCTGATAACTTTCTACAATCATGGACAATCTTTTTTGGGCTTTCACTTTCCAGTATTTTCTTGAGACCAGAATCAAAAGCATGATATTGTAGTACTtgaatatcaaaaatatatatctgtTGTGGTGTGGATAACACAAGAAATGGCATCTTACATTTACGCCCCATATTAGCACCATCAGTGCTAATAGCTATGTAGTTATACTGATTTATATCTTCCACAGCTTCATGAAAAGTATGATCTATTTggttaatataaatgtatttcttTGATATCTTTATAATATCCTCATATTCCTTTTGTGTAATCTTTAAAAATGCTTGCCCACCAGGGTCTTTCAGTCTCACAATGCTCCTTATTTCCGGTTCATAGTAGTGGCAAACATTCTCATTTGGTTTAGTCTTAGGCAACTCTTTGACTTCATAGAGAGATATTTTAGATTTGTCATTAGTCATGTTGTAGAATCTTCCTTCGATTACTTCACAATTTTTTGTGTGAACTTGGAGAAGTTCACCTTTCATGTACAGATTGTCCATTTTGGCTTAAAAACTAAttagtgttttaaaatataaatagtttaatctTTCTTGACCGGTTTCGGAGGCGGTTTGTCACTCTCGCTATACGCTCTGTAAATGTACAGACCAAGTGTTACATGTAACACAACCACAGCTACTACTGCGGCATAGACGCTGCTTGTGACGGGTTCCAAATGTAATATAGtgtcaaatattaaaattttcactaCGAAGAACGATAATACTGGTACAATTATGATGAATAAACagtattttattactgtttGAAACACTTGAAAGTCGGgtaattcctaaaaaaaaaataaggttaacTTTAAttcacaatataatattaaacataacacgattttaataaaacaaagtgttaTTGAAACTTACATTCGCCTTTCCTTCAATCATTATAAGgttaaaatcaaagaaaaataaaattaaacaaaataaattacactTATCGCTCTCATCAATAAGTACAACCACAGAATAGAAAATGTAGAAATCTGAAAGGATTCGCGTGAGGCGTAGACAGACTACGTAAGTGTCAATAACTTCTAcacatagatattttttattccgtgCAGTCCGTTCAACTTAACTCAAAGCGTGATTGATTGGTAGAACTGGTACTTAGTATTCTTGCATCTTCCTCTAGTCGCCATCTTATCTTTAGTTTCATCGATTGTTCATTTCAATCAGCGTTTTTTgcgtacctatattattatttttggccGAAGTATTAGAAAAGGCAAAAATTAAGCGATTATGTCCGTGTACAACTTCTGATGAGTTCCCCAGCTTACAACTTATTTCCGCTATTCTATACAATTTATCCCGAACCACCGCGTCGACTCACCCGTCTGGGCGATTATTACCTTTTTTTGGTGATGTGTATGAGAAACATTTTTGTACAAATTGGCATTGGCAAAATGTTACTTATACCTACTGATAAAAATAGGAACAGATCCGCGGACTTTTTATCTCTATAACAGCTGCGCGTCCATGCATAAGAATTTAGTAGAGTCTAAAATAGAAATAGCCTGTCATTTCCGTTTATATTTTAAcgcttatattataatttgtgcGCTTTTGTTAAGACTCTCAAATTTAcggtgtaatgaacatgaatagaCGTGATAATCGTTTGCATTGCTCTTGTTCAAAACTTTAGGGTTCctcaattttgttattatcattaaaactcataggacacgggtctcctccgtgaatgagaagagcttaggccgtagaccaccccgctggccaagtgttgattggtggacttcacagacagaacattatgaagaactccctGACATGCAGATACggtactttaacggtgaaagcaAACATCATAAGGAtatgatgttttcttttaccgttaaagcatgaGATATTTAATCGATCCAGAACTCACATAACTCTATCGGAGTTAAAGAGGCGATACGGAGTttgaactcggccacccgaaagtgaagccgaactCTTAACCACTAGAATATCACCGATTTGTTTGgtcacacaaataaaaaaaaaattaaacgataATCATGATAATATCTTTTTCTAGCtgtcgtctgcgtttgtttttgtttttgatgtggcattcaattcagttttagttctaaaaaaaaataaagtattcagtatcgctaagccttaaatgaggggtttgctgctgtccgctgaggagttatgtcctctatctcaaaccacattcatcagatctacacaaagtttgggccaaattaaatacatattataacctctatagtagaaaaaatattacttaaatcggttataatttgttggagtttgGTATAAAtcctcaaacactttcatcccctctcccaaagtaagcgagcttaatgtcgggataaaaagtattctatattacttctaacacttccaagaatatgtgtacaaagtttcatgaggatcggttaagtagttttagcgtgaaagcgtaggataggataggataggaaaggatacattataattatatcattattatatgtaacttaccctgtaggtacttatttattttatgttcatcaACGATAGTACACTTTGAAAGATATTTTTGGGTGTTTTAAGTGGTAGATGCTGTTTATGCTTAACAAACTAACTACTGTGCATACGCCTTCCACATTCTCTGAGCACCCGTCATGTACCTAAGCTACCTACctagtattatgaaaattaagctacggAATCATGTACCACAATTTACGATTCATACTTATAAATTTAGGTACATGCGTCGATTTCGCTATCACTTTTTACTGGGTAACCATTTAGTACATATTGTGAAATTTGTTGTTTACTTGACTGTGAAGCTGTTTTATTTGACGGACAGACACTCTTCAGTAACTGCGCATTGCGCTTATAAAAATGTTCATTAAAGTTCATTACGGTATTTTAATCACATTTGTTGTAAGTATAATTTCATACTTTCTCAGGCACTAcacttttgttcttttttatatgaAGAGCACTAATATAATTCttcacttttgttttatttccattGTCCAACAGATTGGGATTTCTGGTACATTTTTAGATCTAAATGAggtgcaaaaaaatatattacaatggAAGAATCTAAACTTGCTAAATTTTAGCGAGGTCAGAAACATTGATTACTTTCTCATTATACTAGCagtagtagtaaaataatttcataatgcaattgtattttaaatgttttctaGGTAGGTGCGTCAGCAAACGGAATTTTTGATCTTAATGATGTGAAAAACAAATTGCTGCAATGGAAATCTCAAAAAATTACCGCTCTCTGTCCGACAAATGGGCAAGTcctaaaatcttatttttccgcaactttaattttcattaacattaagagtaaataaaataatataaataatctaattTTAGGGTGAAACTGCAAAATCTACTGAATCTAGCTTGTAGCACAGCCCAGCCAACTAATGTAACTGTACGTGATGCGTGTATCGCATGTTTTTCTCGGGTCACATCAATGCCCGAGGTATGTAACATGTTATGTTATGATAGTAACACATTAAATTAatgcatttaattattatcaatagtaAATTGCGATTTTCTCGGGTCATATCAATGTCTGGGGTATGTGATGaggtacaaattataaatagtaaattattgagaattctaatggaaaataatataataactaatttttattattactaagttTTCCGATCAATCTGAAAATCCTATTCtaacatttttccatttttattaacttatgttACTATGAAAAGATTAAAAGATTgttaatcttttcattactttttattatatatttttttttatattttaacgacatccaaagaaaatctttttttattttattcgtttttaaccattaaaagaaactagttttttttcgattattaaaaactataacgAGTAAGTAcagaaaagattgtttacaaaataaggCAAGTTGGACAAAGTtcaatatactaaaatatttttatttgcgtaTGTATTACATAGTACAGGTTTTAGCTGAACATGTTATGTTTTATATCGATGGTCTTATTAAAAAGATGATTTGTTTTCTCAGGGTCCACAAGAGCTTAATGCTTTAAGTGTTTGTGCTGTACAATATTTTGCGAACACGTCTTACGCAAGCTGTGCTACAAATTTAAtggtgatatattttatttttcctaaaatCACTATTTCTTTTAAACATGAAACTGATAATTACCTACAAATTTGACAGTTTTTATcacattgttttttatatttgtagggAAA from Pararge aegeria chromosome 5, ilParAegt1.1, whole genome shotgun sequence includes the following:
- the LOC120624049 gene encoding piRNA biogenesis protein EXD1-like, which translates into the protein MDNLYMKGELLQVHTKNCEVIEGRFYNMTNDKSKISLYEVKELPKTKPNENVCHYYEPEIRSIVRLKDPGGQAFLKITQKEYEDIIKISKKYIYINQIDHTFHEAVEDINQYNYIAISTDGANMGRKCKMPFLVLSTPQQIYIFDIQVLQYHAFDSGLKKILESESPKKIVHDCRKLSDCLFHKHNVTLKSVFDTQVGDIIITKNKTGCIASQVKSLPECLNIYLGLKLNTIEDKLDIVQCTERPLSVIIKETLARNICFLHRLSEMMNDQMMLPFLRGVECYVENLRSCDDFKAWELCGKQYQIPKDFKSAIEY
- the LOC120624050 gene encoding vacuolar ATPase assembly integral membrane protein VMA21 homolog, encoding MIEGKANELPDFQVFQTVIKYCLFIIIVPVLSFFVVKILIFDTILHLEPVTSSVYAAVVAVVVLHVTLGLYIYRAYSESDKPPPKPVKKD